One genomic segment of Acinetobacter sp. C26M includes these proteins:
- a CDS encoding acetyl-CoA hydrolase/transferase family protein, which yields MSLSRIRLAALHDKVMSAEQAAQFIKNDMTVGMSGFTRAGEAKAVPQALVEQAKKNPLKITLITGASLGNDLDKQLTEAGVLARRMPFQVDNTLRRAINNGEVMFIDQHLSETVEQMRNQQLKRPDVAVIEAVAITEDGHIVPTTSVGNSASFAIFAEKVIVEINTSLSENFEGLHDIYIPTYRPTRTPLPLTQVDDRIGSTAIPIDPAKIVGIVFNDTADSPSTVTPPDAETQGIANHLIKFFENEVAEGRLAKNLGPLQAGIGSIANAVLTGLKDSNFEDLVMYSEVLQDCTFELIDAGKMKFASGSSITLSAQCGERVFGNLEHYKDKLVLRPQEISNHPELVRRLGIIGINTALEFDIYGNVNSTHVCGTKMMNGIGGSGDFARNAHLAIFVTKSIAKGGDISSIVPMVSHVDHNEHDVDILVTEVGLADLRGLAPRERARVIIDNCVHPLYQGALNDYFDRACERGGHTPHILREALSWHANFEETGHMLAPVAVAKSA from the coding sequence ATGTCTTTAAGTCGTATTCGTCTTGCAGCACTGCATGACAAAGTGATGAGTGCAGAGCAGGCAGCTCAGTTTATTAAAAATGATATGACGGTTGGTATGAGCGGTTTTACCCGTGCTGGTGAAGCGAAAGCAGTACCACAAGCATTGGTTGAACAAGCCAAAAAAAATCCGTTAAAAATCACATTAATTACAGGCGCGAGTCTCGGCAATGACTTAGACAAACAATTGACGGAAGCAGGGGTCCTTGCACGTCGCATGCCATTCCAAGTCGACAACACCTTACGTCGTGCTATTAATAACGGCGAAGTGATGTTCATCGATCAACATTTGTCTGAAACCGTTGAACAGATGCGTAACCAGCAACTGAAACGTCCTGATGTTGCGGTGATCGAAGCAGTTGCCATTACCGAAGATGGTCATATCGTTCCAACTACCTCTGTCGGGAATTCAGCCAGCTTTGCTATTTTTGCAGAAAAAGTAATTGTCGAAATCAATACTTCGCTCAGCGAAAATTTCGAAGGCCTACACGATATTTATATCCCGACCTATCGCCCTACCCGTACGCCATTGCCTTTAACACAAGTGGATGACCGTATTGGTTCAACAGCGATTCCAATCGATCCAGCGAAAATCGTGGGTATCGTATTCAATGACACAGCAGATTCACCATCAACTGTGACTCCACCTGATGCTGAAACTCAAGGCATTGCGAACCACCTGATTAAATTCTTTGAAAACGAAGTCGCAGAAGGTCGTTTAGCGAAAAACTTAGGCCCATTACAGGCAGGTATTGGTTCAATTGCCAATGCTGTTTTAACAGGACTTAAAGATTCGAATTTCGAAGACTTGGTCATGTATTCAGAAGTTCTTCAAGACTGTACGTTTGAACTGATTGATGCAGGCAAAATGAAGTTTGCTTCTGGTAGCTCAATCACCCTATCAGCACAATGTGGCGAGCGCGTTTTCGGTAATCTTGAACACTACAAAGACAAATTAGTACTTCGCCCTCAAGAAATTTCAAACCATCCTGAACTCGTACGTCGTTTAGGGATTATCGGTATTAATACAGCACTTGAGTTTGATATTTACGGTAACGTGAACTCAACTCACGTTTGCGGCACCAAAATGATGAATGGTATCGGTGGTTCAGGTGACTTTGCCCGTAACGCACACCTTGCGATTTTCGTGACCAAATCGATTGCCAAAGGTGGTGATATCTCATCAATCGTACCAATGGTCAGCCATGTCGATCACAATGAACATGACGTTGATATCTTGGTAACAGAAGTTGGTTTAGCTGATCTTCGTGGCTTAGCGCCACGTGAGCGTGCACGCGTGATTATTGACAACTGCGTGCATCCACTTTATCAAGGCGCACTCAATGATTACTTTGATCGCGCTTGCGAACGTGGCGGCCACACCCCGCATATTCTTCGTGAAGCCTTGTCTTGGCATGCCAATTTTGAAGAAACAGGTCATATGTTAGCGCCTGTAGCTGTGGCGAAGTCTGCTTAA
- a CDS encoding ATP-binding protein codes for MKLEPIDPQEFTEFAAYSERPRTQWERFLDKIKPRSAAMRTTILVLFMVFFSLFMSLWFFWRTLYLPELQQHARYLAIELELVNNPDIRILHRDIEVDVDTWLKNRIGIEYVTDPREFPKVEDKFLAELFTNQIESKLAKELGVENVTVYFKFKPIPRIWIQTPEMNGNWVREPLKTYTNYSVELIATWLFGVPILSSIIILILVRQMNRPLRRLQNAANNYSKTGKAPYLDTNHGPLEIRQVNQAFNHMVYTLEQTERDRQIMLAGISHDLRTPLTRIRLTAEMLPDEFFREGLIYDVDDMDAILNQFISYMRDGSDEELTNTNLNTLLQEVVVQFKPLDIRFQAQELPIIPARSLSLKRLIANLVNNAKRYGAEPIELSASHVDDHILITVADHGEGIPPDQVEELMQPFVRGNSARTIQGSGLGLAIVKRIVDIHQGQINIRNREQGGLEVVISLPINSVPDEEPQNNTIDKIKQTLTGHF; via the coding sequence TTGAAACTTGAACCAATTGATCCACAAGAATTTACTGAGTTCGCGGCTTATTCCGAAAGGCCACGCACCCAATGGGAACGGTTTTTAGATAAAATTAAACCCCGTTCCGCGGCCATGCGCACCACCATCTTGGTTTTGTTCATGGTCTTTTTCAGCCTGTTTATGTCCTTGTGGTTCTTTTGGCGAACACTCTATCTTCCCGAACTACAACAACATGCCCGTTATCTCGCGATTGAATTGGAGCTCGTCAATAATCCAGATATTCGAATTCTACATCGCGATATCGAAGTAGATGTCGATACATGGCTAAAAAACCGTATTGGCATTGAGTATGTGACTGATCCGAGAGAGTTTCCCAAAGTCGAAGACAAATTCTTGGCAGAACTGTTTACCAATCAAATCGAATCTAAACTAGCGAAAGAGCTCGGTGTAGAAAACGTTACAGTTTATTTTAAATTTAAACCGATCCCCCGCATCTGGATCCAAACCCCAGAAATGAACGGGAACTGGGTTAGAGAGCCACTCAAAACCTATACCAACTACAGTGTCGAGCTGATTGCTACGTGGTTGTTTGGGGTTCCAATCCTGTCATCGATTATTATTTTGATTTTGGTACGACAAATGAATCGACCGCTACGTCGATTACAAAATGCTGCCAATAATTATAGTAAGACAGGCAAAGCACCCTATCTCGATACCAATCATGGTCCACTCGAAATCCGTCAGGTGAACCAAGCCTTTAACCATATGGTATACACCCTTGAGCAGACGGAACGTGATCGCCAAATTATGTTGGCGGGTATTTCCCATGATTTACGTACACCACTGACACGTATTCGCCTCACCGCAGAAATGCTGCCTGACGAGTTTTTCCGTGAAGGCTTGATTTATGATGTAGATGATATGGATGCGATTCTAAATCAATTCATTTCCTATATGCGTGATGGCTCGGATGAAGAGTTAACAAACACCAACCTCAATACTTTATTGCAAGAAGTGGTGGTGCAATTCAAACCACTGGATATTCGTTTTCAGGCACAGGAACTACCAATTATTCCTGCCCGTAGCCTGTCATTAAAGCGACTGATTGCCAATTTGGTGAATAATGCTAAACGTTATGGTGCAGAGCCGATTGAACTCTCTGCCAGCCATGTTGATGATCACATTTTAATTACAGTTGCCGATCATGGTGAAGGTATTCCACCAGATCAAGTGGAAGAATTAATGCAGCCTTTTGTTCGCGGTAATTCCGCACGAACAATTCAAGGTAGTGGTTTGGGCTTAGCGATCGTGAAACGTATTGTCGATATTCATCAAGGACAGATCAACATTCGTAATCGTGAACAAGGCGGTCTGGAAGTAGTGATTTCTCTTCCGATTAACTCAGTACCAGACGAAGAGCCGCAAAATAATACCATCGATAAAATTAAACAAACCTTAACGGGGCATTTTTAA
- the ompR gene encoding two-component system response regulator OmpR, producing the protein MSLVVPAESTETVHHETDRVERILVVDDDVRLRTLLQRFLEDKGFVVKTAHDATQMDRLLQRELFSLIVLDFMLPVEDGLSICRRLRQSNIDTPIIMLTARGSDSDRIAGLEAGADDYLPKPFNPNELLARIRAVLRRQVREVPGAPSQQVEVVSFGPWSLDLSTRTLTREGQVVTLTTGEFAVLKALVQHPREPLTRDKLMNLARGREWGAMERSIDVQVSRLRRLIEDNPARARYIQTVWGVGYVFVPDGAE; encoded by the coding sequence ATGAGTTTAGTTGTACCTGCTGAATCGACGGAAACTGTACACCATGAGACAGATCGGGTCGAACGCATTTTAGTGGTCGATGACGATGTGCGCTTGCGTACGCTTTTACAACGCTTCCTCGAAGACAAAGGTTTTGTGGTAAAAACGGCTCATGACGCAACACAAATGGATCGTTTACTACAACGTGAACTATTCTCTCTTATCGTGCTTGATTTTATGCTTCCCGTGGAAGATGGCTTGAGTATTTGCCGTCGCTTACGCCAGTCAAATATTGATACCCCTATTATTATGCTGACTGCACGTGGTAGTGACTCTGACCGTATTGCGGGTCTTGAGGCAGGCGCAGATGATTATTTACCAAAACCATTTAACCCGAATGAATTACTGGCACGTATCCGCGCAGTATTACGTCGTCAAGTACGTGAAGTTCCTGGTGCACCAAGTCAACAAGTTGAAGTGGTCAGCTTTGGCCCATGGTCTTTGGATCTATCGACTCGTACCTTAACTCGTGAAGGTCAAGTCGTAACGCTCACAACGGGCGAGTTTGCAGTTCTAAAAGCATTGGTTCAACATCCACGTGAACCACTTACTCGTGACAAGCTGATGAATTTGGCACGTGGTCGTGAATGGGGTGCAATGGAGCGTTCGATTGATGTCCAAGTCTCTCGTCTACGTCGTTTAATTGAAGATAACCCTGCTCGTGCACGTTATATCCAAACTGTATGGGGTGTAGGCTACGTTTTTGTTCCAGATGGCGCTGAATAA
- a CDS encoding Tex family protein, whose protein sequence is MTDLVQQLANELAVRPNQVEAAIRLIDEGASVPFIARYRKEVTQGLDDTQLRQLDTRLTYLRDLFERREKVIQSLQEQDKLSDDLLARVNAAETKNALEEIYAPYRPKRTSKSFKAKEAGLGAIAEKIIAEQVDPTEALAGFSHEDYPDVESQLDAIQHILIDDWAQNIALTTELKQTFAKTAVLKSAVASEEKKEVGKKFRDYFEFSENFNKVPSHRLLAMLRGRQENVLGLKVDGEDDAPLARIETEYNLEQVQPQTRQDYLKQTAKLFWLGKIRPQIEHSLLTDKRLAAEAEAMDVFAENLRHLLLSAPAGGRTTLGVDPGIRTGVKLAVVSNAGDVLAHSTIYPFAPKEDKEGSITELARLCREFHVELIAIGNGTASRETEAVVAEMMAANTDLQLTRITVSEAGASVYSASELASQELPELDVSIRGAVSIARRLQDPLAELVKIDPKSIGVGQYQHDVNQTGLAKTLDAVVEDCVNAVGVDVNTASPAILAYIAGLNKAIAQQIVEYRKENGRFDNRQALKKVPRLGERTFEQSAGFLRVQDGSEPLDASAVHPESYGLVERIVAAKATTVKDIIGNTEIIRQVKADEFVDDKFGLPTIQDVLAELEKPGRDPRPEFRTAKFREDITEVAQLTEGMQLEGVVTNVTNFGAFVDVGVHQDGLVHISELANEFVSDPHKVVKPGQIVQVRVMQVDVERNRVNLSMRAEGSAPAKAPRQQRPQQDRTERSDRKPQGQRPPRKEGDFKRPQNNKPKTEKPQEQKIGGLGALLLQAGIKGSK, encoded by the coding sequence ATGACTGACTTAGTTCAGCAGTTGGCAAATGAACTTGCCGTACGTCCAAACCAAGTAGAAGCTGCTATTCGTTTAATTGATGAAGGTGCTAGCGTTCCTTTTATTGCACGTTACCGTAAAGAAGTCACGCAAGGCTTAGACGATACGCAATTACGTCAACTCGATACACGTTTAACTTACTTACGTGATTTATTTGAGCGTCGTGAGAAGGTGATCCAATCTTTACAAGAACAAGATAAATTAAGCGATGATTTATTAGCGCGCGTCAATGCAGCAGAAACTAAGAATGCATTAGAAGAAATTTACGCACCGTATCGTCCAAAACGGACCAGTAAATCATTTAAAGCAAAAGAAGCAGGCCTTGGCGCTATTGCTGAAAAAATTATTGCAGAACAGGTTGATCCAACTGAAGCATTGGCTGGTTTTAGTCATGAAGACTACCCAGATGTAGAAAGCCAGCTTGATGCTATTCAGCACATCTTGATTGATGACTGGGCACAAAATATTGCATTAACCACTGAATTAAAACAAACTTTTGCTAAAACTGCAGTGTTAAAAAGTGCGGTTGCTTCTGAAGAGAAGAAAGAAGTTGGTAAAAAATTCCGTGATTATTTCGAGTTTTCTGAAAACTTTAATAAAGTTCCTTCACATCGTTTATTGGCGATGCTACGTGGTCGTCAAGAAAATGTATTGGGTTTGAAAGTTGATGGTGAAGATGATGCGCCATTGGCTCGTATTGAGACTGAATACAATCTTGAACAAGTTCAGCCGCAAACGCGTCAAGATTATTTAAAGCAAACGGCTAAACTGTTTTGGTTGGGCAAGATTCGTCCACAAATCGAACATTCATTATTAACCGATAAACGTTTGGCTGCTGAAGCTGAAGCAATGGATGTATTTGCTGAAAACCTGCGTCATTTATTACTTTCTGCACCTGCTGGTGGTCGTACGACTTTGGGTGTTGACCCTGGTATCCGTACAGGTGTGAAGCTTGCAGTGGTCAGTAATGCAGGTGATGTACTTGCGCATAGCACCATTTATCCATTTGCACCGAAAGAAGATAAAGAGGGTTCTATTACGGAACTTGCTCGTTTATGTCGAGAGTTCCACGTGGAACTTATTGCGATTGGTAATGGTACTGCAAGCCGTGAAACGGAAGCAGTTGTTGCGGAAATGATGGCTGCCAATACTGATCTGCAACTGACACGTATCACTGTAAGTGAAGCGGGCGCTTCTGTTTACTCTGCAAGTGAATTGGCTTCACAAGAGTTACCTGAGCTAGATGTTTCAATTCGTGGTGCGGTTTCAATTGCACGCCGTTTACAAGATCCGTTGGCTGAGTTGGTAAAAATTGACCCTAAATCGATTGGTGTAGGTCAATATCAACATGATGTGAATCAAACTGGTTTGGCAAAAACATTAGATGCCGTGGTTGAAGACTGTGTGAATGCTGTGGGTGTGGATGTGAATACCGCTTCTCCAGCGATTCTGGCTTATATTGCTGGTCTAAATAAAGCAATTGCACAACAAATCGTTGAATACCGTAAAGAAAATGGTCGTTTTGATAACCGTCAAGCTTTGAAAAAAGTGCCACGTTTGGGCGAACGTACCTTTGAACAATCTGCTGGTTTCTTACGTGTTCAAGATGGTTCAGAGCCATTGGATGCGTCGGCAGTTCACCCTGAAAGTTATGGGTTGGTGGAAAGAATTGTTGCTGCAAAAGCAACCACGGTAAAAGACATTATCGGCAATACCGAAATTATTCGCCAAGTCAAAGCGGATGAGTTTGTAGATGACAAATTTGGTCTACCAACCATTCAAGACGTTTTGGCGGAATTGGAAAAACCAGGTCGTGATCCACGTCCTGAGTTCCGTACTGCAAAATTCCGTGAAGATATTACTGAAGTTGCGCAATTGACTGAAGGTATGCAACTTGAAGGCGTTGTCACTAACGTAACCAATTTTGGTGCCTTCGTGGATGTTGGTGTACACCAAGATGGTTTAGTGCATATTTCTGAACTTGCCAATGAATTTGTTTCTGATCCACATAAAGTGGTGAAACCAGGTCAAATTGTGCAAGTACGTGTGATGCAAGTGGACGTGGAACGTAATCGCGTGAACTTGAGTATGCGCGCTGAAGGTTCTGCACCAGCGAAAGCCCCACGTCAGCAACGTCCACAACAAGATCGTACTGAACGTTCAGATCGTAAACCACAAGGCCAACGTCCACCGCGTAAAGAGGGCGACTTTAAGCGTCCGCAAAATAACAAGCCAAAAACTGAAAAACCACAAGAGCAAAAAATTGGTGGTTTAGGTGCTTTGTTATTGCAAGCTGGAATTAAAGGCTCTAAGTAA
- a CDS encoding DUF2167 domain-containing protein — protein MLNPLHPKKLIPLSYAIALSLSVLGTTTIPSYVHASASTEETAVNNATTQNTAENPMAKLDWHLGPKKENVANVATLNTLKDEGFLDPKNADQFLELTGNLTTGSTNILVAPDDSWWATFDFDPSGYVKDDEKIDADALLKQLKESDEPSNEERARLGYPKLYTVGWAVPPHYDNQTKRLEWALKIRDQDNNEAINYTIRILGRTGVTSATLVSDEENLTQNINAFKTSLKGFDYNFGEKYAEYREGDKVAEYGLAALIAGGAAVVATKKGFWAAIVAFFAAAWKFIAVGAIAVAGWLRSLFNKNKS, from the coding sequence ATGTTAAATCCCCTACACCCTAAAAAACTAATCCCTTTAAGTTATGCCATCGCCTTGAGTCTTTCAGTATTAGGGACAACAACAATTCCAAGTTATGTACACGCATCGGCATCTACAGAAGAAACTGCAGTAAATAACGCCACAACTCAAAATACTGCAGAAAATCCAATGGCCAAATTAGATTGGCACTTAGGACCGAAAAAAGAAAACGTTGCCAATGTTGCAACTTTAAATACACTCAAAGATGAAGGTTTTCTAGATCCAAAGAATGCAGATCAATTTCTTGAGTTAACGGGTAATTTAACCACAGGTAGTACAAACATTTTAGTTGCACCTGATGATTCATGGTGGGCCACATTTGATTTTGATCCATCAGGTTATGTTAAGGATGATGAGAAAATCGATGCCGATGCCTTATTAAAACAACTCAAGGAGTCTGATGAACCTTCTAATGAAGAACGCGCGCGTTTAGGCTATCCCAAACTGTATACCGTTGGCTGGGCCGTACCACCGCATTATGACAATCAAACCAAACGTTTAGAATGGGCACTCAAAATTCGTGATCAAGATAATAACGAAGCGATTAATTACACCATTCGTATCCTAGGTCGCACGGGTGTGACAAGTGCAACCTTGGTTTCTGATGAAGAAAATTTAACTCAGAACATTAATGCCTTTAAAACTAGTTTAAAGGGCTTTGACTACAACTTTGGCGAAAAATACGCAGAATATCGTGAAGGTGATAAAGTCGCTGAATACGGTCTAGCCGCATTGATTGCAGGTGGTGCTGCAGTTGTAGCAACAAAAAAAGGCTTTTGGGCTGCTATTGTGGCCTTCTTTGCAGCTGCATGGAAATTTATTGCAGTGGGTGCAATTGCAGTAGCTGGATGGTTACGCTCTCTATTTAATAAAAACAAATCATAA
- a CDS encoding AraC family transcriptional regulator codes for MSRRPREQVDYLHLEELGGLEMLKASYYQQEFSRHVHEGFCIGVIEEGAQRFYRTGGNHVAPQGDIILVNADEVHTGSSAVETGWRYRAIYPTPEVFYELTRDLTTIHGTAPWFREAVLHDEGLAQQFRLLFDLLEQPNNTLLKQTLFLSTIAWLVSKYSQVRPQATDLSSAKQRILNIKDFMASMPEQEFSLAELADMANLSQWHFLRQFKKHVGLSPHAWLVQARLQKSQKLLRQGLNLSEVSHQCGFSDQSHFSRHFRQTFGITPGGYIAYLK; via the coding sequence ATGTCGCGAAGACCTCGTGAACAAGTCGATTACTTACATCTAGAAGAACTAGGTGGTCTGGAAATGCTGAAAGCAAGTTACTATCAGCAGGAATTCTCACGACATGTTCATGAAGGATTTTGTATTGGTGTAATTGAGGAAGGAGCACAGCGGTTCTATCGTACAGGTGGTAATCATGTTGCACCACAGGGCGATATTATTCTGGTCAATGCCGATGAAGTGCACACGGGTTCTTCGGCAGTAGAGACAGGATGGCGTTATCGAGCCATCTATCCAACGCCTGAAGTGTTTTATGAACTGACACGAGACCTCACAACCATACATGGCACAGCACCGTGGTTTAGAGAAGCGGTACTGCATGATGAAGGCCTAGCCCAACAATTTCGTCTCTTATTCGATTTATTAGAGCAGCCCAATAATACTTTACTGAAACAAACTCTATTTTTATCAACAATTGCTTGGCTCGTGTCCAAATACAGTCAAGTCAGGCCACAGGCAACGGATTTAAGCAGTGCCAAACAGCGAATCCTCAATATCAAAGATTTTATGGCAAGTATGCCCGAGCAAGAGTTTTCCTTAGCAGAACTTGCTGACATGGCCAATCTCAGCCAATGGCATTTCTTACGTCAATTTAAAAAGCATGTCGGTTTGTCACCACATGCTTGGTTGGTACAGGCTCGGTTGCAAAAATCACAAAAATTGTTAAGGCAAGGGCTAAATTTATCTGAGGTTTCACATCAGTGTGGTTTTTCGGATCAGAGTCATTTTAGTCGTCATTTTCGCCAAACTTTTGGGATTACGCCGGGCGGCTATATCGCCTATCTAAAATAA